One window from the genome of Haemorhous mexicanus isolate bHaeMex1 chromosome 22, bHaeMex1.pri, whole genome shotgun sequence encodes:
- the NIPSNAP2 gene encoding protein NipSnap homolog 2, whose product MAARVLLRGSLAGAPAVPRLQPGAGLTLRGLGSSARSAREDSWLKSLFVRKVDPRKDAHSNLLAKRETSSLYKLQFHNVKPECLEAYNKLCQEVLPKIHEEKHYPCALVGTWNTWYGEQDQAVHLWRYEGGYPALNEVMSKLRQNKEFTEFRKERGNMLLSRKNQLLLEFSFWNEPVPRDGPNIYELRSYQLRPGTMIEWGNYWARAIRFRQDSNEAVGGFFSQIGQLYMVHHLWAYKDLQTREDIRNAAWHKPGWDELVYYTVPLIQEMESRIMIPLKISPLQ is encoded by the exons ATGGCGGCGCGAGTGCTGCTGCGGGGGAGCCTGGCGGGAGCGCCCGCCGTGCCGCGCCTGCAGCCCGGCGCCGGGCTGACCCTCAG GGGGCTGGGCTCCTCAGCCCGCAGTGCCCGTGAGGACAGCTGGCTGAAATCCCTCTTTGTGCGCAAGGTGGACCCCAGGAAAGACGCCCACTCCAACCTCCTGGCCAAAAGAGAGACCAGCAGCCTGTACAAACTGCAGT TTCACAATGTCAAACCTGAATGTCTAGAGGCCTACAACAAGCTCTG TCAAGAGGTGCTGCCAAAGATTCATGAAGAAAAACACTACCCTTGTGCTCTGGTGGGGACTTGGAACACGTGGTACGGAGAGCAGGATCAGGCTG ttCATTTGTGGAGATATGAGGGAGGTTACCCAGCTCTCAATGAGGTCATGAGCAAACTTCGTCAAAATAAG gaattcacagaattccGGAAGGAGAGGGGTAACATGCTCCTGTCCAGGAAgaaccagctcctgctggagttCAGCTTCTGGAATGAACCTGTTCCCAGAGATGGCCCTAATATTTATGAACTGAGATCCTACCAACTCAGA ccTGGAACAATGATTGAATGGGGCAATTACTG ggctcgTGCCATCCGGTTCCGGCAGGACAGCAATGAAGCAGTTGGGGGCTTTTTCTCCCAGATTGGACAGCTCTACATGGTCCATCACCTCTGGG CTTACAAAGACCTGCAGACCAGGGAAGATATAAGGAATGCAGCGTGGCATAAACCTGGCTGGGATGAACTGGTTTATTACACAG TGCCCCTTATTCAGGAGATGGAGTCCAGAATCATGATACCCTTGAAGATTTCTCCACTTCAGTAA
- the MRPS17 gene encoding small ribosomal subunit protein uS17m, with product MSVPRGAVHAKWIVGKVIGTKMQKTAKVRVTRLVLDPYLLKFFNKRKTYFAHDPLQQCVVGDIVLLKALPERRSKHVKHELAEIVFKVGNVIDPITGKPCAGTRFLENLSDSENLTEADTTYLSEKLQELKVCSTDK from the exons ATGTCTGTCCCACGTGGAGCTGTCCATGCAAAATGGATAGTGGGGAAAGTCATTGGGACCAAAATGCAGAAAACTGCCAAAGTGAGAGTGACAAGGCTCGTGCTGGATCCCTACTTGCTAAAG ttctttaacaaaagaaaaacctatTTTGCCCATGACCCACTGCAGCAGTGTGTTGTTGGAGACATTGTTCTTCTGAAAGCTCTGCCTGAGAGAAGGAGCAAACACGTGAAACACGAACTGGCTGAAATTGTGTTCAAGGTTGGCAATGTCATAGATCCCATCACAGGAAAGCCCTGTGCAGGAACCAGATTCCTGGAAAACCTGTCAGATTCAGAAAATCTCACCGAGGCAGATACCACCTATCTAAGTGAGAAACTTCAGGAACTTAAAGTTTGTTCAACAGACAAATAG